A genomic stretch from Mesomycoplasma neurolyticum includes:
- the rpsJ gene encoding 30S ribosomal protein S10 — MTKLKVKIKAFDHKLVDNATLKLVTFLKENKAKFDGPIPLPTKKEIITILRSVHINKKSREQFESRTHQRLIIINTIDQKLVDKIKRLELPTGSHVQTTIINKK; from the coding sequence ATGACAAAACTTAAAGTGAAAATTAAAGCTTTTGATCATAAATTAGTTGATAATGCTACATTAAAATTAGTTACTTTTTTAAAAGAAAATAAAGCTAAGTTTGATGGGCCTATTCCTTTACCAACTAAAAAGGAAATTATTACTATTTTAAGATCAGTTCACATTAATAAAAAATCACGTGAACAATTTGAAAGTAGAACTCACCAAAGATTAATTATTATCAACACAATAGATCAAAAACTAGTTGATAAAATTAAAAGACTTGAATTACCAACAGGTAGTCATGTTCAAACAACAATTATTAATAAAAAATAA
- the rplD gene encoding 50S ribosomal protein L4, translating into MTTTNNTNTNVSTTSVSKPKFNLPEKVFGFKDFNSQTVFDVILAERASKRQGTHKVKSRAEVSGTGKKPWKQKGTGRARTGSLRTPVFVGGGRAFGPTVERNYNLKINKKVRNLAFKSALSQLGLNNQVVVDKIKLEKISTKSLIEELRKKDIDLDKLKNVLFITNDPAIYLSGRNLAKITFSKVTSISVEALIRTDLMIISEEDVKYLEGIVK; encoded by the coding sequence ATGACTACAACAAATAATACAAACACAAATGTTTCAACTACTTCTGTTTCAAAACCAAAGTTTAATTTACCTGAAAAAGTTTTTGGTTTTAAAGATTTTAATAGTCAAACTGTTTTTGATGTAATTTTAGCTGAAAGAGCATCTAAAAGACAAGGGACACATAAAGTTAAAAGTAGAGCCGAAGTTAGTGGTACAGGAAAAAAACCATGAAAACAAAAAGGAACTGGTAGAGCAAGAACTGGTTCATTAAGAACACCTGTTTTTGTAGGTGGTGGTAGAGCTTTTGGACCAACAGTTGAAAGAAACTACAATTTAAAAATTAATAAAAAAGTTAGAAATTTAGCTTTTAAATCTGCTTTAAGTCAACTTGGACTTAATAATCAAGTTGTTGTAGATAAAATTAAATTAGAAAAGATTTCAACAAAATCTTTAATTGAAGAATTAAGAAAAAAAGATATTGACTTAGATAAATTAAAAAATGTTTTATTTATTACTAATGATCCAGCTATTTATTTATCAGGGAGAAATCTTGCAAAAATAACTTTTTCAAAAGTAACATCTATTTCAGTTGAAGCGTTAATTAGAACTGATTTAATGATTATAAGTGAGGAAGATGTTAAATATTTAGAAGGGATTGTTAAATAA
- a CDS encoding lysylphosphatidylglycerol synthase transmembrane domain-containing protein encodes MENLDKKNLFLLKSQMPIIDEAREKLDKDKENNVKDSCIFLKSIKKIDDINFEFVYQKAFLLDKWLKSNLKKNKKILIFHDAKPVCITIKEIFSKTFAINSNNIIYQINDNDFSFDLMINETIYNHYDLSLFILKIPDSNSYKILIRKNKFEKLTEEDEFYLNKTNIFTNLNDVNIEKKFDNIFIKKDFNHLVSFDKNMSFLNSYVFFTNKNDEKNILENLKNKNHFTFNEIKDKTFWEKLFSNLKFLSYKKTKESKNNVILYIDKYKNKKNIFIDYNKKTKFLNNQSITLLIIDYLKKTNKLKDDNVFFMNHGQNYLLKFLTEFYNLNIQKINKNYFTDFIQNFNITNKQDFFLINKDKIYCFKKDWNNNIIGLNDVSNTLLIIEMLEYNKKNNNDIFKKLQNISKNFAIERKFETKFKLSYESFLHFVKTSKATKTISDLKIINYNFVKNNHFLSENQFDYLMTLDSNQTVFLHYNKINQLLTIQIDSLQKSTDTYKSIILNEEKIVENILQFKTIEKNNQNIQKKIIKFSFFILLIILTFVFLFFTIYKSNNESVVGVLIFKKFFNNFLSSTMSKLQIILIILLWLFCIFISYSLVIYKLMRFNKEKITLWHTFVSTIISILVANITPFAFGGEIISYWYLQKKGYKKTVVAASFTIAATFFQILVLMKSLIFIPVGFVLYKDIFFGHFNFQSITTSIFTILGFILNISLLLIIIFVSTFKKVQFFLIRLWLAILSFFVLNFNAERKKELIELKLDNFKKNYKNTLKNKWLFFQCIFYKIIGYFLMPNFWIAFMVQNNNYDFSSMISWYFYFLTGTSLIDAANNLSPIPGGIGTSDVLTIHILSKNVFSGSPQEVQETLKLFSFSKNIIFWLIPNIISLMFILTILWGEKRINKYKNIQKLILFNPKISTNYRKTKTFFFKIASLFWIFIILILLIVFIFI; translated from the coding sequence ATGGAAAATTTAGATAAAAAAAATTTATTTCTTTTAAAGTCTCAGATGCCAATTATAGATGAAGCTAGGGAAAAACTAGATAAAGACAAAGAAAATAACGTAAAAGATTCTTGTATTTTTTTAAAATCTATAAAAAAAATAGATGATATTAATTTTGAATTTGTTTATCAAAAGGCTTTTTTATTAGATAAATGGCTTAAATCTAATTTGAAAAAAAATAAAAAAATTTTAATTTTTCATGATGCAAAACCTGTTTGTATTACAATAAAAGAAATTTTTTCTAAAACATTTGCAATAAATTCTAACAATATTATTTATCAAATAAATGATAATGATTTTTCATTTGATTTAATGATAAACGAAACTATTTATAATCATTATGATTTATCTCTTTTTATATTAAAGATACCTGATTCTAATTCATATAAAATTTTAATTAGAAAAAATAAGTTCGAAAAACTAACAGAAGAAGATGAATTTTATTTAAATAAGACAAATATTTTTACAAATTTAAATGATGTAAATATTGAAAAAAAATTTGATAACATTTTTATAAAAAAAGATTTTAATCATTTAGTTTCTTTTGATAAAAATATGTCATTTTTAAATTCATATGTTTTTTTCACAAACAAAAATGATGAAAAAAACATTTTAGAAAATTTAAAAAATAAAAATCACTTTACATTTAATGAAATTAAAGATAAAACATTTTGAGAAAAACTATTTTCAAATTTAAAGTTTTTGTCTTATAAAAAAACTAAAGAAAGTAAAAATAATGTAATTTTATATATTGATAAATATAAAAATAAAAAGAATATTTTTATTGACTATAATAAAAAAACTAAATTTTTAAATAATCAGTCCATAACTTTGCTTATTATTGATTATTTAAAAAAAACTAATAAATTAAAAGATGATAATGTTTTTTTCATGAATCATGGACAAAACTATTTATTAAAATTTTTAACTGAATTTTATAATTTAAACATTCAAAAAATTAATAAAAATTATTTCACTGATTTTATACAAAACTTTAACATTACAAATAAACAAGATTTTTTTCTAATTAATAAAGACAAAATTTATTGCTTTAAAAAAGACTGAAATAATAACATTATTGGTTTAAATGATGTAAGCAATACTCTTTTGATTATAGAAATGTTGGAATATAATAAAAAAAATAATAATGATATTTTTAAAAAATTGCAAAACATTTCTAAAAATTTTGCAATTGAGAGAAAATTTGAAACTAAATTCAAATTATCTTATGAGTCATTTTTACACTTTGTGAAAACATCAAAAGCCACTAAAACAATTTCAGACTTAAAAATAATTAATTATAATTTTGTAAAAAATAATCATTTTCTTTCTGAAAATCAATTTGATTATTTAATGACTTTAGATAGTAATCAAACAGTTTTCTTGCATTATAATAAAATTAATCAACTTTTAACCATTCAAATTGATTCATTGCAAAAAAGTACAGATACTTATAAAAGTATTATTCTTAATGAAGAAAAAATAGTCGAAAATATTTTGCAATTTAAAACTATAGAAAAAAATAATCAAAATATTCAAAAGAAAATTATTAAATTTAGTTTTTTTATTTTATTAATTATTTTAACTTTTGTATTTTTATTTTTTACTATTTACAAAAGTAATAATGAATCAGTTGTTGGTGTATTAATTTTTAAAAAATTTTTCAATAATTTTTTAAGCTCAACAATGTCTAAATTACAAATTATTTTAATTATTTTGCTATGATTATTTTGCATATTTATAAGCTATTCACTAGTTATTTATAAATTGATGCGATTCAACAAAGAAAAAATAACATTATGGCATACATTTGTCTCAACTATTATATCTATTTTAGTGGCTAACATAACACCTTTTGCTTTTGGTGGTGAAATAATTTCATATTGATATTTGCAAAAAAAAGGTTATAAAAAAACTGTTGTAGCAGCAAGCTTTACAATTGCAGCAACGTTTTTTCAAATTTTAGTTTTAATGAAGTCTTTAATTTTTATTCCTGTAGGTTTTGTTCTTTATAAAGATATATTTTTTGGTCATTTTAATTTTCAATCAATAACTACTTCTATATTCACAATTTTAGGCTTTATTTTAAATATTTCTTTACTATTAATTATTATTTTTGTTTCTACATTTAAAAAAGTGCAATTCTTTTTAATACGTTTATGATTAGCTATTTTATCTTTTTTTGTTTTAAATTTCAATGCTGAAAGAAAAAAAGAATTAATTGAGTTAAAATTAGATAATTTTAAAAAAAATTATAAAAATACACTCAAAAATAAATGATTATTTTTTCAATGTATTTTTTATAAAATAATTGGATACTTTTTAATGCCAAATTTTTGAATAGCATTTATGGTTCAAAATAATAATTATGATTTTTCATCAATGATTTCTTGATATTTTTATTTTTTAACAGGAACTTCACTAATAGATGCAGCAAATAATTTATCACCAATCCCTGGTGGAATTGGAACTTCGGATGTATTAACTATTCACATCTTAAGCAAAAATGTTTTTAGTGGTAGTCCACAAGAAGTTCAAGAAACATTAAAATTATTTTCTTTTTCTAAAAATATTATCTTTTGGTTAATACCTAACATTATTTCTTTAATGTTTATATTAACAATACTTTGGGGCGAGAAAAGAATTAATAAATATAAAAATATTCAAAAGTTAATTTTGTTTAATCCCAAAATATCCACAAACTATAGAAAAACAAAAACTTTTTTCTTTAAAATAGCATCACTTTTTTGAATTTTTATAATTTTAATTTTATTAATTGTATTTATTTTTATCTAA
- a CDS encoding lysophospholipid acyltransferase family protein, with translation MLPRIKLILLSPIWLFRLNKLRKLAKKYRKNKLELNAQARNNLILKYSSKILKIYNVKVNVINPEAIPKSSSLIMANHLSNADAFILFNALQANLESKDEPKKILTFLAKTELQRKRTIKNILSLIDTFFIDRTKIKESVKTLENFGKFVKDNKTYGVVFPEGTRSKDGNMQEFKKAPFSLAKKSLLNILPVTINYSGDTFNSLRSKQLVVDVYIHPLIKSSTISMLSIESLKNKTFETIASKYIPSTPEKNKK, from the coding sequence ATGTTACCAAGAATTAAATTAATTTTACTTTCACCAATTTGATTATTTAGATTAAACAAACTTAGAAAATTAGCTAAAAAGTATCGTAAAAATAAATTAGAATTAAATGCACAAGCAAGAAATAATCTTATTTTAAAATACTCTTCTAAAATTTTAAAAATTTACAATGTTAAAGTAAATGTCATTAACCCAGAAGCTATACCTAAGTCATCCAGCTTAATAATGGCCAATCACCTTTCCAATGCTGATGCTTTTATTTTATTTAATGCTTTACAAGCTAATTTAGAGTCAAAAGATGAACCTAAAAAAATTCTTACATTTTTAGCAAAAACTGAATTACAAAGAAAAAGAACTATTAAAAATATTCTTAGTTTAATTGATACTTTTTTTATTGATAGAACAAAAATTAAAGAATCTGTAAAAACATTAGAAAATTTTGGAAAATTTGTTAAAGATAATAAAACATATGGTGTTGTTTTCCCAGAAGGAACAAGAAGTAAAGATGGAAATATGCAAGAATTTAAAAAAGCACCTTTTAGTTTAGCTAAAAAATCTTTATTAAATATTTTGCCAGTTACTATAAATTATAGTGGTGATACTTTTAATTCATTAAGAAGCAAACAATTAGTAGTTGATGTTTATATTCATCCATTAATTAAATCTTCTACCATTTCAATGTTATCGATAGAATCTTTAAAAAATAAAACATTTGAAACAATAGCATCTAAATATATTCCAAGTACTCCAGAAAAAAATAAAAAATAG
- a CDS encoding thermonuclease family protein, whose amino-acid sequence MKKLLNLTQKIKRKSKKILKFFVFIFFFIFAFFAYSCENLNKFQEQPSVISEKYNIYDHEVIDGDTLKIKLTFETKTLRIYGIDTPEMNIKGSNPKEPTKGEKRFYAEKAKHFLKMWTKKHTNFQYKQIAKDKYGRIVAKLYDENNDFATEILKEGLAIFEYISLDQKDKYYTKDKNYFNQLVQAQKFAMQNQKGFWNKYNSVKKIKKVIY is encoded by the coding sequence TTGAAAAAATTGCTCAATTTAACTCAGAAAATAAAGCGTAAAAGTAAGAAAATACTAAAATTTTTTGTCTTTATTTTCTTTTTTATTTTTGCCTTTTTTGCTTATAGTTGTGAAAATTTAAACAAATTTCAAGAACAACCATCAGTTATTAGTGAAAAATATAATATATATGATCATGAAGTTATTGATGGAGATACATTAAAAATTAAATTAACATTCGAAACTAAAACTTTAAGAATTTATGGAATAGATACACCAGAAATGAATATTAAAGGAAGTAATCCTAAAGAACCAACAAAAGGTGAAAAAAGATTTTATGCTGAAAAAGCAAAACATTTTTTAAAAATGTGAACAAAAAAACACACAAATTTTCAATATAAACAAATTGCAAAAGATAAATACGGAAGAATAGTAGCTAAACTTTATGATGAAAATAATGATTTTGCAACAGAAATTCTTAAGGAAGGATTAGCTATATTTGAATATATATCTCTTGATCAAAAAGATAAATATTATACAAAAGACAAAAATTATTTCAATCAATTAGTGCAAGCACAAAAATTTGCTATGCAAAACCAAAAAGGTTTTTGAAATAAATATAATAGTGTTAAAAAAATAAAGAAAGTAATTTATTAA
- a CDS encoding segregation/condensation protein A — translation MPKENEFDNVAQNSLTNINIENFNGPLDLLLALVKEKNMNLLDINLAELATDYLRIIKDLKENDFEIAADYLVMSATLIQMKARMLLVEKELLEDAEIEEDKAKLIKLLAEYQQFKPIFDVLKQRESKRLNIYIKKVSNLEPFIRPTDRSKVDGRSSKAKLTQIIKMMFERLSAEKLRQVKIDSISVTPDEQKNMIRTLFYENEEIHFNKIFSLPTLKHFVITFIAMLDMSRNEELIISQEQQFGEIKVKKGINYEK, via the coding sequence ATGCCAAAAGAAAATGAATTTGATAATGTAGCACAAAACTCTCTAACAAATATTAACATTGAAAATTTTAATGGTCCTTTAGATTTATTGCTAGCGCTTGTAAAAGAAAAAAATATGAATCTTTTAGATATTAATCTCGCTGAATTAGCAACTGATTATTTAAGAATAATAAAGGATTTAAAAGAAAATGATTTTGAAATTGCAGCAGATTATTTAGTTATGTCAGCAACTCTCATTCAAATGAAAGCGAGAATGCTTTTGGTTGAAAAAGAACTGTTAGAAGACGCTGAAATTGAGGAAGATAAAGCTAAATTAATAAAATTATTAGCTGAATATCAACAATTTAAGCCTATTTTTGATGTTTTAAAACAAAGAGAAAGCAAAAGACTAAATATTTACATAAAAAAAGTTTCTAATCTCGAGCCGTTTATTAGACCTACTGATAGATCAAAAGTAGATGGTAGATCATCAAAAGCCAAATTAACTCAAATAATTAAAATGATGTTTGAAAGATTAAGTGCAGAAAAATTAAGACAAGTCAAAATTGATTCTATTAGTGTTACACCTGATGAGCAAAAAAATATGATAAGAACATTATTTTATGAAAATGAAGAAATTCATTTTAACAAAATATTTTCATTACCTACTTTAAAACATTTTGTCATTACTTTCATAGCAATGCTGGATATGTCAAGAAATGAAGAATTAATTATTAGTCAAGAACAACAATTTGGAGAAATAAAAGTTAAAAAAGGAATTAATTATGAAAAATAA
- a CDS encoding TIGR00282 family metallophosphoesterase: MFYKNKNKELAILFIGDVFGHVGIHAIEKYLNKIKAEYKIDVVIAQCENVTNRKGMNQKDYKILKKLGVDIITLGNHVWADKDILNIIENKDILRPYNVNDIYPGHGTEVFEINGVNLRVTSMLGQIFNKLLKPWNEEIANNFFDAFDEIEKNDLKNQNVDYHIIDFHAETTSEKNVFGLYLDGKISAMLGTHTHVQTNDAKVLPKGTLYITDVGMTGPSNAAIGANYEEIYQKMRFGKYTKFKISNTTEQFNAVYLFLSKNEKDKKIFPISI; this comes from the coding sequence ATGTTTTATAAAAATAAAAATAAAGAACTTGCTATTTTGTTTATTGGTGATGTCTTTGGTCATGTAGGAATTCACGCCATTGAAAAATATTTAAACAAAATAAAAGCTGAATATAAAATTGATGTTGTAATTGCCCAATGCGAAAATGTAACAAATAGAAAAGGAATGAATCAAAAAGATTACAAAATACTTAAAAAATTAGGTGTTGACATCATAACTTTAGGCAATCATGTTTGAGCAGATAAAGACATTTTAAATATAATCGAAAATAAAGACATTTTAAGACCCTACAATGTTAATGATATATATCCTGGACATGGAACAGAAGTTTTTGAAATAAATGGTGTTAATTTAAGAGTTACATCAATGTTAGGTCAAATATTTAATAAATTATTAAAACCTTGAAATGAAGAGATAGCTAACAATTTTTTTGATGCATTTGATGAAATAGAAAAAAATGATCTAAAAAATCAAAATGTTGACTATCATATTATTGATTTTCATGCTGAAACAACTTCTGAAAAAAATGTTTTTGGTCTTTATTTAGATGGAAAAATTTCAGCTATGCTAGGTACACATACACATGTTCAAACAAATGATGCAAAAGTTTTACCAAAAGGTACATTATATATAACAGATGTAGGTATGACTGGACCTTCAAATGCAGCAATTGGTGCAAATTATGAGGAAATTTATCAAAAAATGCGTTTTGGTAAATACACAAAATTTAAAATATCTAACACAACAGAGCAATTTAATGCTGTTTATTTATTTTTAAGCAAAAATGAAAAAGATAAAAAAATTTTTCCTATATCAATTTAA
- the fba gene encoding class II fructose-1,6-bisphosphate aldolase, with product MSLVNAKLMIKNAYKRKYAIPHININNLEWTKTVLLAAQEKRSPIIIATSEGAVKYMGGYNTVYGLVSSMIKDLKITVPVALHLDHGTLQGCFNAIEAGYTSVMYDGSHEEFKVNLKNTKKLLAKAIAKGVSVEAEVGSIGGEEDGVIGNGEIANPIEAKKMAAAGIDMLAAGIGNIHGPYPASWKSLNFEAIKEITAKAKIGLVLHGGSGIPVDQIQKAISLGVAKINVNTELQQANATAITEFVESGKIKIGKNFDPRKIYFNANEAMKKVVFEKIAQFNSENKA from the coding sequence ATGTCATTAGTAAATGCAAAATTAATGATTAAAAACGCTTATAAAAGAAAATATGCAATACCGCATATAAATATTAACAATTTAGAATGAACAAAGACTGTTTTATTAGCAGCGCAAGAAAAACGTTCACCTATTATTATTGCAACTTCTGAAGGAGCTGTAAAATACATGGGTGGTTACAACACTGTTTATGGTCTAGTTTCATCAATGATAAAAGATTTAAAAATTACTGTCCCAGTTGCTTTGCACCTTGATCATGGAACATTACAAGGTTGCTTTAATGCAATAGAAGCAGGATATACATCAGTAATGTATGATGGCTCACATGAAGAATTTAAAGTTAATTTAAAAAATACAAAAAAATTATTAGCAAAAGCAATAGCTAAAGGGGTTTCTGTCGAAGCTGAAGTAGGTTCAATTGGTGGTGAAGAGGACGGTGTTATTGGTAATGGTGAAATTGCAAACCCAATAGAAGCTAAAAAAATGGCAGCTGCTGGAATTGATATGTTAGCTGCTGGAATTGGGAATATTCATGGGCCATACCCTGCAAGTTGAAAGTCACTTAACTTTGAAGCAATAAAAGAAATAACAGCAAAAGCTAAAATTGGACTAGTATTACATGGTGGTTCAGGAATACCTGTGGATCAAATTCAAAAAGCTATTTCATTGGGTGTTGCAAAAATTAATGTTAATACAGAATTACAACAAGCAAATGCCACAGCTATAACTGAATTTGTTGAAAGTGGTAAAATTAAAATTGGTAAAAATTTTGATCCAAGAAAAATTTATTTCAATGCCAATGAGGCAATGAAAAAAGTAGTTTTTGAAAAAATTGCTCAATTTAACTCAGAAAATAAAGCGTAA
- a CDS encoding Hsp33 family molecular chaperone HslO, whose translation MSFSKIFIKNNVRIFLSDFTDVVNYAVKKHKTANFSSLILAEAMVTLGVLSFILQSKHGKIVSFIKSSGAIKNIIVETNSNGEIKALVGNPNIEIVEKEYKNENIPLILAIGSEGILRVTRENKFDIFTSEVKLVKSDLITDLAYYFQSSEQIFTAIKTSVKFLDQNSFEKVYSVIFQLLPGHQEEDILWVENFIENNNLNNLTFNEYENKLNSTFIEIKKIKWHCNCSRQKLFETIQSIDKKELEKILIEDGKIEVICHFCANKYIFQKKDFENETFKH comes from the coding sequence ATGAGTTTCAGTAAAATTTTTATTAAAAATAATGTAAGAATTTTTTTGTCAGATTTTACAGATGTTGTTAATTATGCAGTTAAGAAACATAAAACAGCAAATTTTTCTTCATTAATTTTAGCAGAAGCAATGGTTACTTTGGGTGTTTTGTCCTTTATTTTACAATCAAAACATGGCAAAATTGTGAGTTTTATAAAATCTTCTGGTGCAATAAAAAATATAATTGTTGAAACTAATAGTAATGGAGAAATTAAAGCATTAGTTGGAAACCCTAATATTGAAATTGTCGAAAAAGAATATAAAAACGAAAACATTCCTTTGATTTTAGCAATAGGTAGTGAAGGAATTTTGCGCGTTACAAGAGAAAATAAATTTGATATTTTTACAAGCGAAGTTAAACTTGTAAAGTCTGATTTAATAACTGATTTAGCTTACTATTTTCAATCATCTGAACAAATTTTTACAGCAATTAAAACATCTGTAAAATTTTTAGATCAAAATTCATTTGAAAAAGTTTATTCTGTTATTTTTCAACTTCTACCAGGTCATCAAGAAGAAGATATATTGTGAGTTGAAAACTTTATAGAAAATAATAATTTAAATAATTTAACTTTTAATGAATATGAAAATAAATTAAATTCAACTTTTATTGAAATTAAAAAAATAAAATGACATTGTAATTGTTCAAGACAAAAACTGTTTGAAACTATTCAATCAATTGATAAAAAAGAACTTGAAAAAATTTTAATTGAAGATGGAAAAATAGAAGTTATTTGTCATTTTTGTGCAAATAAATACATTTTTCAAAAAAAGGATTTTGAAAATGAAACTTTTAAACACTAA
- the recA gene encoding recombinase RecA: MKIEKKLLKAAFSEIEKKFGKEAIMLLGEKPDINTEVFSSGSIAIDNALGIGGFPKGRIIEIYGPESSGKTTISLHAIAEIQKQGGIAAFIDAEHSIDPNYAINLGINIDNLIISQPDSGEQALEIVDTLVKTGAIDLIVVDSVAALVPEAELNGEMKDQVIGAQARLMSKALRKITGSLNKNKTTVIFINQVREKIGVIFGNPETTPGGRALKFYSSIRMDVRKSTQIAANGDILGNMVKIKVVKNKLSTPFKTANVEIIFSQGISKFAEVAQLAEDFAIVIKKGSWYSYNDENIAQGKVNLKLALENSNSLFEEIKAKVLEKMQKN, from the coding sequence ATGAAAATTGAAAAAAAATTATTAAAAGCAGCATTTAGTGAAATTGAAAAAAAGTTTGGTAAAGAAGCTATTATGCTTTTAGGTGAAAAACCAGATATAAATACTGAAGTTTTTTCTTCAGGTTCTATTGCTATTGATAATGCTTTAGGAATAGGTGGTTTTCCTAAAGGTCGTATTATAGAAATATATGGTCCTGAATCATCAGGGAAAACAACTATTTCTTTACATGCAATTGCCGAAATTCAAAAACAAGGTGGCATTGCAGCTTTTATTGATGCAGAGCATTCAATTGATCCAAATTATGCTATAAATTTAGGGATTAACATAGATAATTTGATTATTTCTCAGCCAGATTCAGGAGAACAAGCTCTAGAAATTGTAGATACTTTAGTAAAAACAGGCGCTATTGATTTAATAGTTGTAGATTCTGTTGCTGCTTTAGTGCCTGAAGCCGAACTAAATGGTGAAATGAAAGATCAAGTAATTGGAGCACAAGCAAGATTAATGTCAAAAGCTTTACGTAAAATTACAGGATCACTTAATAAAAATAAAACAACTGTTATTTTTATTAATCAAGTGCGTGAAAAAATTGGAGTTATATTTGGTAATCCAGAAACAACACCAGGAGGAAGAGCATTGAAATTTTATTCATCTATCAGAATGGATGTTAGAAAATCAACACAAATTGCAGCCAATGGTGATATTCTAGGTAATATGGTTAAAATCAAAGTTGTAAAAAATAAACTTTCTACTCCTTTTAAAACAGCAAATGTTGAAATTATTTTTTCACAAGGAATTTCTAAATTTGCTGAAGTAGCACAATTAGCTGAAGATTTTGCAATTGTCATCAAAAAAGGATCATGATATTCATATAATGATGAAAATATTGCCCAGGGGAAAGTTAATTTAAAACTAGCTCTTGAAAATTCAAATTCACTTTTTGAAGAAATTAAAGCAAAAGTATTAGAAAAAATGCAAAAAAATTAA
- the scpB gene encoding SMC-Scp complex subunit ScpB, translated as MKNKVIEAILYLQGEDGLSSEQLKIVLKLNKVDEARILLKRFAENFNKLERGIFVVEFNDVFKFATKEIVKDYISDLVSTTKRQKLTNAAIETAAIVAYKQPVTRSMISEIRGVASDSIVASLLMKGIIEEVGVSPTVGQPTLYGITNRFYDYFRLKSLQDLPSFPEFDNYNENFDSIEEPLEDVFDLFGSQRDENN; from the coding sequence ATGAAAAATAAAGTAATAGAAGCTATTTTGTATTTACAAGGTGAAGATGGTTTATCATCTGAGCAATTAAAAATTGTTTTAAAGTTGAACAAAGTTGATGAAGCTAGAATTCTTTTAAAAAGATTTGCAGAAAATTTCAATAAATTAGAACGCGGAATTTTTGTGGTTGAATTCAATGATGTTTTTAAATTTGCTACTAAAGAAATTGTTAAAGATTACATTTCTGATCTAGTTTCTACAACAAAAAGACAAAAATTAACTAATGCTGCAATCGAGACAGCGGCTATTGTGGCATATAAACAACCAGTGACTAGATCTATGATTAGTGAAATTAGAGGTGTTGCTTCTGATTCTATTGTTGCTTCATTATTAATGAAAGGTATAATTGAAGAAGTTGGAGTGTCACCAACTGTAGGACAACCAACATTATATGGAATAACTAATAGATTTTATGACTATTTTAGACTAAAATCTCTCCAAGATTTACCTAGTTTTCCTGAATTTGATAACTATAATGAAAATTTTGATTCAATTGAAGAACCATTAGAGGATGTTTTTGATTTATTCGGTTCACAAAGGGATGAAAACAATTAG
- a CDS encoding CinA family protein, producing MKLLNTNITIASVESFTGGSFSAKVVSKPGASKYFKGALVTYWNEIKEKFNIDTKNGVVNEEVARVMAMEGKKFFQVDYCFAFTGNAGPSVLDNKDPGLIYIAINEQVFEFKLYLERNEIIKFAVDFAYDKLLKLLKKNM from the coding sequence ATGAAACTTTTAAACACTAACATAACAATAGCTTCTGTTGAATCATTTACTGGGGGTTCTTTTTCTGCGAAAGTGGTAAGCAAACCAGGAGCCAGTAAATATTTTAAAGGTGCATTAGTAACTTATTGAAATGAAATAAAAGAAAAATTTAACATTGATACAAAAAATGGTGTTGTTAATGAAGAAGTTGCAAGAGTTATGGCAATGGAAGGGAAAAAATTTTTTCAAGTAGATTATTGTTTTGCTTTTACAGGAAATGCTGGACCTAGTGTTTTAGACAACAAAGATCCTGGTTTAATATATATTGCAATTAATGAACAAGTTTTTGAATTCAAACTTTATTTAGAAAGAAATGAAATAATTAAATTTGCTGTTGATTTTGCTTATGACAAACTTCTAAAATTACTGAAAAAAAATATGTAA